The following coding sequences lie in one Apium graveolens cultivar Ventura chromosome 1, ASM990537v1, whole genome shotgun sequence genomic window:
- the LOC141668261 gene encoding uncharacterized protein LOC141668261, protein MAGETTKNSRNRREEMGIVRDAPKCANTEMTLEFSDTDLEGLKFPHNNPLVITPIIGNYHVNRVMVDNGASVDILFHDKFLKIGYNDSQITPWNAPIYLFNGVEWKVEGAIQLFMTIGEEPREATQMLNFQIVNAASIYNILLGRTGIRQYGA, encoded by the coding sequence ATGGCCGGTGAGACAACAAAGAACTCTCGGAACCGGAGAGAGGAGATGGGCATAGTCAGAGATGCACCTAAGTGTGCTAATACTGAGATGACACTTGAATTCAGTGACACCGACCTTGAGGGGCTGAAATTTCCTCACAATAATCCTCTAGTTATCACACCGATAATTGGAAATTATCATGTCAATAGAGTCATGGTTGACAATGGAGCCTCCGTGGACATTCTGTTCCACGATAAATTTCTGAAGATAGGGTACAATGACTCCCAAATCACCCCTTGGAATGCCCCCATCTACCTGTTCAATGGAGTGGAGTGGAAAGTCGAAGGAGCGATACAACTTTTCATGACTATTGGAGAGGAGCCAAGAGAGGCCACACAAATGTTAAACTTTCAGATTGTGAATGCAGCCTCTATATACAACATATTACTTGGGAGGACAGGGATTCGCCAATATGGTGCTTAA